A section of the Agrococcus sp. SGAir0287 genome encodes:
- a CDS encoding 1-acyl-sn-glycerol-3-phosphate acyltransferase produces the protein MPVRRAIAGLYWRCSRWTLVREEPAVQGSRIVIGAPHTSNWDFVLMLAIAWSHGISPRFLGKHQLFRGPAGWIMRRLGGIPVDRRDPSRIVDEVIALIEGGEEIQLVVTPEGTRGSGTHWRSGFHRIAVATGLPVTLGYPDVTTMTAGLGPTFHLTGDVPTDMDRIRAFYADKAGVRPELRTEPRLASEDAIRA, from the coding sequence ATGCCCGTCCGGCGGGCGATCGCCGGCCTGTACTGGCGCTGCAGCCGATGGACGCTCGTCCGCGAGGAGCCGGCGGTGCAGGGCTCCCGCATCGTCATCGGCGCTCCGCACACGTCGAACTGGGACTTCGTGCTCATGCTCGCGATCGCGTGGTCGCACGGCATCAGCCCGCGCTTCCTCGGCAAGCACCAGCTCTTCCGCGGTCCGGCCGGCTGGATCATGCGCCGCCTCGGCGGCATCCCCGTCGACCGCCGCGATCCGTCGCGCATCGTCGACGAGGTCATCGCGCTCATCGAGGGCGGCGAGGAGATCCAGCTCGTCGTGACCCCGGAGGGCACGCGCGGCTCCGGCACGCACTGGCGCAGCGGCTTCCACCGCATCGCGGTCGCGACGGGCCTGCCCGTCACGCTCGGCTACCCGGACGTGACGACGATGACGGCGGGGCTCGGCCCCACGTTCCACCTCACGGGCGACGTGCCGACCGACATGGATCGCATCCGCGCCTTCTACGCCGACAAGGCGGGCGTGCGTCCCGAGCTGCGCACCGAGCCGCGCCTCGCGAGCGAGGACGCGATCCGCGCCTGA
- a CDS encoding isopenicillin N synthase family dioxygenase: MANLPVLDLSDLDRGEAAAAAFRTRLREATRDVGFLYLVGHGVDDDLQSRVHGLARAFFALPEDRKLAIENVTSPHFRGYTRLGGERTEGKVDRREQIDVGPEREPSDRDDADYWRLQGPNLWPESLPELEVVVREWHDRLTDVGRRLLAAWAQSLGAPADVFDDAFADPFTLIKIVRYPGSDARRDGQGVGAHKDSGVLTLLWVEPGKDGLQVEIDGAWVDAPPIDGAFVVNIGELLEHATNGYLQATRHRVLTPRSGEDRVSIPFFLNPGLDARIPVLDLPPALAAEAGGVSQDPANPIYATYGENALKSRLRAHPDVAAIHHPDLVAARAAS; encoded by the coding sequence ATGGCGAACCTCCCCGTCCTCGACCTCTCCGATCTCGACCGCGGCGAGGCGGCAGCAGCCGCCTTCCGCACGCGCCTGCGCGAGGCGACGCGCGACGTCGGCTTCCTGTACCTCGTCGGCCACGGCGTCGACGACGACTTGCAGAGCCGGGTGCACGGACTCGCCAGGGCGTTCTTCGCGCTGCCCGAGGATCGCAAGCTCGCGATCGAGAACGTCACGAGCCCGCACTTCCGCGGCTACACGCGGCTCGGCGGCGAGCGCACCGAGGGCAAGGTCGATCGGCGCGAGCAGATCGACGTCGGTCCCGAGCGGGAGCCCTCCGACCGCGACGACGCCGACTACTGGCGGCTGCAGGGCCCGAACCTCTGGCCCGAGTCGCTGCCCGAGCTCGAGGTCGTCGTGCGCGAGTGGCACGACCGGCTCACCGACGTCGGGCGGCGGCTGCTCGCCGCCTGGGCGCAGTCGCTCGGCGCACCCGCCGACGTCTTCGACGACGCCTTCGCCGATCCCTTCACGCTCATCAAGATCGTGCGCTACCCCGGCTCCGACGCGCGCCGCGACGGCCAGGGCGTCGGCGCGCACAAGGACTCCGGCGTCCTGACGCTCCTGTGGGTCGAGCCCGGCAAGGACGGCCTGCAGGTCGAGATCGACGGAGCGTGGGTGGATGCGCCGCCGATCGACGGCGCCTTCGTCGTGAACATCGGCGAGCTGCTCGAGCACGCGACGAACGGCTACCTCCAGGCGACGCGGCACCGCGTGCTGACGCCGCGGTCGGGCGAGGACCGCGTCTCCATCCCCTTCTTCCTCAATCCCGGGCTCGACGCGCGCATCCCCGTGCTCGACCTCCCGCCGGCGCTCGCCGCGGAGGCGGGCGGCGTCTCGCAGGACCCGGCGAACCCGATCTACGCCACCTACGGCGAGAACGCGCTGAAGTCGCGGCTGCGGGCGCATCCGGACGTCGCGGCGATCCACCACCCGGACCTCGTCGCGGCCCGGGCGGCGTCCTAG
- a CDS encoding M23 family metallopeptidase, whose amino-acid sequence MQSTAQPQRRPSRLRLGLIATAAIAALAATIVTPGSPAQAEDAWGFPTWSEVEAARGDVAAQQAQIAEIRDLITRLESEQAAAEQLANQRAGEAALAQERYDEAAFTASQLEEQAAAAQRVAEDSQRAASQLAAQLARTGGTGDLSVELFANPGSADEWLYRLSLLDSAASTADTLYTQAQQDANTASSLQDQADVARDERQRLSEEANAALEAATAAAAEAAAAVDRTNAHKAELEAQLSVLEENRAATEADYNAGQQWYAYLAEQERLRQEEERRQQAAAAAAAAAAAAAAQQNGGSSSGGSGGGYAGPGVSGSGWTSPHYGRISSTFGWRTDPVTGSFSKLHAGLDIVAGCGTPIYAAAAGTVAVRGQDSYGANMIWIDHGGGVQTRYYHMAAPSPLGYGQYVAAGQVVGYEGSTGWSTGCHLHFEIRVNGVAQDPLPFLRARGANI is encoded by the coding sequence ATGCAGAGCACCGCGCAGCCGCAGCGACGTCCGTCGCGCCTGCGCCTCGGGCTCATCGCCACGGCCGCGATCGCTGCGCTCGCCGCGACCATCGTCACACCCGGCAGCCCCGCGCAGGCCGAGGACGCCTGGGGCTTCCCGACGTGGAGCGAGGTCGAGGCGGCGCGCGGCGACGTCGCAGCGCAGCAGGCGCAGATCGCCGAGATCCGCGATCTCATCACCAGGCTCGAGTCCGAGCAGGCCGCAGCCGAGCAGCTCGCGAACCAGCGCGCCGGCGAGGCGGCCCTCGCGCAGGAGCGCTACGACGAGGCGGCCTTCACCGCATCGCAGCTCGAGGAGCAGGCGGCTGCCGCGCAGCGCGTCGCGGAGGACTCGCAGCGCGCCGCGTCACAGCTCGCAGCGCAGCTCGCGCGCACCGGCGGCACGGGAGACCTCTCGGTCGAGCTCTTCGCGAACCCCGGCAGCGCCGACGAGTGGCTCTACCGGCTGAGCCTGCTCGACAGCGCCGCCTCGACGGCTGACACGCTCTACACGCAGGCGCAGCAGGACGCGAACACCGCGTCGTCGCTGCAGGACCAGGCCGACGTCGCCCGCGACGAGCGGCAGCGGCTCAGCGAGGAGGCGAACGCCGCCCTCGAGGCCGCGACGGCGGCGGCGGCCGAGGCGGCGGCTGCGGTCGACCGCACGAACGCCCACAAGGCCGAGCTGGAGGCGCAGCTGAGCGTGCTCGAGGAGAACCGCGCCGCGACCGAGGCCGACTACAACGCCGGCCAGCAGTGGTACGCGTACCTCGCCGAGCAGGAGCGACTCCGTCAGGAGGAGGAGCGTCGTCAGCAGGCGGCTGCGGCGGCAGCCGCGGCGGCAGCGGCTGCGGCCGCGCAGCAGAACGGCGGCAGCAGCAGCGGCGGAAGCGGTGGCGGCTACGCCGGCCCGGGCGTCTCCGGCAGCGGATGGACCTCGCCGCACTACGGTCGCATCTCGTCGACGTTCGGCTGGCGCACCGACCCCGTCACGGGATCCTTCTCGAAGCTCCACGCCGGCCTCGACATCGTCGCAGGCTGCGGCACCCCGATCTACGCCGCGGCCGCCGGCACGGTCGCCGTGCGCGGCCAGGACTCCTACGGCGCCAACATGATCTGGATCGATCACGGCGGCGGCGTGCAGACGCGGTACTACCACATGGCCGCGCCCTCGCCTCTCGGCTACGGGCAGTACGTCGCGGCGGGTCAGGTCGTCGGCTACGAGGGCTCGACGGGCTGGTCGACCGGCTGCCACCTGCACTTCGAGATCCGAGTGAACGGCGTGGCGCAGGATCCGCTGCCGTTCCTGCGGGCGCGCGGCGCGAACATCTGA
- the tilS gene encoding tRNA lysidine(34) synthetase TilS, which produces MPPTDDRRPRLTPAVADTRRAVRESLAGIEEGALVLVALSGGPDSLALAAATAFEGPRAGMRVGGVVVDHGLQEDSAQVAETAAQQARDLGLDPVLVRRVTVDGHGGPEAAARQARYAALLKARAELDAAVVLLGHTLDDQAETVLIGLARGSGPESLWGMHPAIGFLRRPFLTVRRADTKAACGDQGLTPWHDPHNHDERFLRARVRDRVLPILDQELGGGVVEALTRTADQLREDAEALAHFAQEQIGDLVEHAEGGLSLHAGALASNPPALRQRIIRLAVQSEFHVSLTRQQTLEVSRLVTDWHGQGPIHLPGIRVAREGSLLLFTAA; this is translated from the coding sequence ATGCCCCCCACCGACGACCGGCGCCCTCGGCTCACGCCCGCGGTCGCCGACACGCGGCGCGCGGTGCGCGAGTCGCTCGCGGGCATCGAGGAGGGCGCGCTCGTGCTCGTCGCGCTCTCCGGCGGCCCCGACTCGCTCGCGCTCGCCGCGGCGACGGCGTTCGAGGGACCCCGGGCAGGGATGCGCGTCGGCGGCGTCGTCGTCGACCACGGGCTGCAGGAGGACTCGGCGCAGGTCGCCGAGACCGCCGCGCAGCAGGCTCGCGACCTCGGTCTCGACCCGGTGCTCGTGCGGCGCGTGACCGTCGACGGGCACGGCGGCCCCGAGGCTGCCGCGCGGCAGGCGCGCTACGCGGCGCTGCTCAAGGCGCGCGCCGAGCTCGACGCGGCGGTCGTGCTCCTCGGCCACACGCTCGACGACCAGGCCGAGACGGTGCTCATCGGCCTCGCGCGCGGCTCCGGCCCCGAGAGCCTGTGGGGCATGCACCCGGCGATCGGCTTCCTCCGCCGGCCCTTCCTCACGGTGCGGCGCGCGGACACCAAGGCTGCCTGCGGAGACCAGGGCCTCACGCCCTGGCACGACCCGCACAACCACGACGAGCGCTTCCTGCGCGCACGCGTGCGCGACCGCGTGCTGCCGATCCTCGACCAGGAGCTCGGCGGCGGCGTCGTCGAGGCGCTCACGCGCACGGCCGACCAGCTGCGGGAGGATGCGGAGGCGCTCGCGCACTTCGCGCAGGAGCAGATCGGCGACCTCGTCGAGCACGCCGAGGGCGGCCTCTCGCTGCACGCGGGCGCGCTCGCGTCGAACCCGCCCGCGCTCCGGCAGCGCATCATCCGCCTGGCGGTGCAGAGCGAGTTCCACGTCTCGCTCACCCGGCAGCAGACGCTCGAGGTGTCGCGGCTCGTGACCGACTGGCATGGCCAGGGGCCCATCCACCTGCCCGGCATCCGCGTGGCGCGCGAGGGCTCGCTGCTGCTGTTCACTGCCGCCTGA
- a CDS encoding cyclodeaminase/cyclohydrolase family protein, with amino-acid sequence MSESLWAASGDELLRRTASAEPTPGGGSIAAHAASLGAGLVLMAIDVTLAGKGMDDDAAATLHEARTRGEGILETLRAAVDVDVEVFEALMDAYRMPRGDDAERAERTAAIRVETVVATVAPLDVADAALEAVAFSTAVEPLVKTGVRSDVLAGRDLLLGAARAAIRTADVNLAGLDDEPALQERRQRAWDAILTALEVGSRA; translated from the coding sequence GTGAGCGAGAGTCTGTGGGCCGCGTCGGGCGACGAGCTGCTGCGGCGCACGGCGTCCGCCGAGCCGACGCCCGGGGGCGGCTCGATCGCCGCGCACGCCGCGTCGCTCGGCGCCGGCCTCGTGCTCATGGCGATCGACGTGACGCTCGCGGGGAAGGGCATGGACGACGATGCCGCCGCAACCCTGCACGAGGCGCGCACGCGAGGCGAGGGCATCCTCGAGACGCTGCGTGCAGCGGTCGACGTCGACGTCGAGGTCTTCGAGGCGCTCATGGACGCCTACCGCATGCCGCGCGGCGACGACGCCGAGCGTGCCGAGCGCACCGCGGCCATCCGCGTCGAGACGGTCGTGGCCACCGTCGCGCCGCTCGATGTCGCGGACGCCGCACTCGAGGCCGTCGCGTTCTCGACGGCCGTCGAGCCCCTCGTGAAGACGGGCGTGCGCAGCGACGTCCTCGCCGGTCGCGACCTGCTGCTCGGTGCGGCGCGCGCCGCGATCCGCACGGCCGACGTCAACCTCGCGGGCCTCGACGACGAGCCGGCGCTCCAGGAGCGCAGGCAGCGCGCGTGGGATGCGATCCTGACCGCGCTCGAGGTCGGAAGCCGCGCATGA
- a CDS encoding response regulator, protein MIRVALVDDQALIRAGLHALVDSEPDMEVVGEAATGEDAVALVRAERPDVVLMDIRMPGRDGLWATRSIVADPDLAGTRIVVVTTFELDELVGDAIVAGASGYVVKDADPVDLLRAVRVAAEGDALLSPSVTRRLLERVADGIRPVDAAPLAALTEREREVLALVGEGLTNEEIAARLVLSPLTTKTHVSRMMGKLGARDRVRLVVLAYETGLVRPGWAQG, encoded by the coding sequence GTGATCCGCGTCGCCCTCGTCGACGACCAGGCGCTCATCCGGGCCGGCCTCCACGCGCTGGTCGACTCCGAGCCCGACATGGAGGTCGTGGGCGAGGCGGCGACGGGCGAGGATGCCGTGGCCCTCGTGCGCGCCGAGCGGCCCGACGTCGTGCTCATGGACATCCGGATGCCGGGGCGCGACGGGCTCTGGGCGACGCGGAGCATCGTCGCCGATCCCGATCTCGCCGGCACGCGCATCGTCGTCGTGACCACCTTCGAGCTCGACGAGCTCGTCGGCGACGCGATCGTGGCCGGCGCGAGCGGGTACGTCGTGAAGGACGCCGACCCCGTCGACCTGCTGCGCGCCGTGCGCGTCGCCGCGGAGGGCGACGCGCTGCTCAGCCCCTCCGTCACCAGGCGTCTGCTCGAGCGCGTCGCGGACGGCATTCGACCGGTCGACGCGGCACCGCTCGCCGCGCTCACCGAGCGCGAGCGCGAGGTGCTCGCGCTCGTCGGCGAGGGCCTCACGAACGAGGAGATCGCCGCGCGGCTCGTGCTGAGCCCGTTGACGACGAAGACGCACGTGTCGCGCATGATGGGCAAGCTCGGGGCGCGCGATCGCGTGCGGCTCGTCGTGCTCGCCTACGAGACGGGCCTCGTGCGACCCGGGTGGGCGCAGGGCTGA
- the hpt gene encoding hypoxanthine phosphoribosyltransferase — MDLKDIEQDLAGVLHTEEELHARLEELAREIERDYEGRSILLVGVLRGAVMVMADLSRALKRDVEMDWMAVSSYGSGTVSSGVVRILKDLDTDLTGRDVLIVEDIIDSGLTLSWLQANLRSRGAASVEICTMLRKPDALKVEVDVRYCGFDIPNEFVIGYGLDYAERYRNLRGIGVLAPHVYASADDA; from the coding sequence ATGGACCTCAAGGACATCGAGCAGGACCTCGCGGGCGTCCTCCACACCGAGGAGGAGCTGCACGCGCGGCTCGAGGAGCTCGCGCGCGAGATCGAGCGCGACTACGAGGGTCGCTCGATCCTGCTCGTCGGCGTGCTGCGCGGCGCCGTCATGGTCATGGCAGACCTGTCGCGTGCGCTCAAGCGCGACGTGGAGATGGACTGGATGGCCGTCTCCTCCTACGGGTCCGGCACGGTCTCGAGCGGCGTCGTGCGCATCCTCAAGGACCTCGACACCGACCTCACGGGTCGCGACGTGCTCATCGTCGAGGACATCATCGACTCCGGCCTCACGCTCTCGTGGCTGCAGGCGAACCTGCGCTCGCGCGGTGCGGCATCCGTCGAGATCTGCACGATGCTGCGCAAGCCCGACGCGCTCAAGGTCGAGGTCGACGTGCGCTACTGCGGCTTCGACATCCCCAACGAGTTCGTCATCGGCTACGGCCTCGACTACGCCGAGCGGTACCGCAACCTGCGCGGCATCGGCGTGCTCGCGCCGCACGTGTACGCATCCGCCGACGACGCCTGA
- a CDS encoding sensor histidine kinase: MPSPRPSRLAIAGAVVSLVVVTAVQLGRLGMTGRPMLGWRELGLGGIAPALAAASVIAGIVASLALLVVDRWPRTGMLVAAASATLTWILVPWPPPIGVLPFAFAIVLAVRRGEAIWAVGAVVGTLVAAVVTISIVSPPRGWIVTSVMTCVALTIVLVIATARRARREQERLAREQAEEQARTRQASEREAMARELHDVLAHSLSSISVQANVALHLADREPARATEALATIRDTSRQALDDVRHMLGVLRGEATGPLVPEASLDALDAIVASATAMGVRVEIADALQPRPATAIQSAIVRIVREALTNAARHAPGATVRIALSRADGAARAAIVDDGPAGPAPATPGAGTGILGMRERAALLGGTLEAGPSGRGFAVVATFPEAP; encoded by the coding sequence ATGCCGTCCCCGCGCCCGTCGAGACTCGCGATCGCGGGCGCGGTCGTCTCGCTCGTCGTCGTCACGGCCGTGCAGCTCGGGCGCCTCGGCATGACGGGCCGGCCGATGCTCGGCTGGCGCGAGCTCGGTCTCGGCGGCATCGCACCCGCGCTCGCCGCCGCGAGCGTCATCGCGGGGATCGTCGCATCCCTCGCGCTGCTCGTCGTCGACCGCTGGCCGCGGACGGGGATGCTCGTCGCCGCGGCGTCCGCGACGCTCACCTGGATCCTCGTGCCGTGGCCGCCGCCGATCGGCGTGCTGCCCTTCGCGTTCGCGATCGTGCTGGCCGTGCGCCGCGGGGAGGCGATCTGGGCCGTCGGCGCCGTCGTCGGCACGCTCGTCGCCGCGGTCGTGACGATCTCGATCGTGAGCCCGCCGAGGGGCTGGATCGTGACGTCGGTCATGACGTGCGTCGCGTTGACGATCGTGCTCGTCATCGCGACCGCGCGGCGCGCCCGCCGCGAGCAGGAGCGCCTCGCCCGTGAGCAGGCGGAGGAGCAGGCGCGCACGCGGCAGGCGAGCGAGCGCGAGGCCATGGCCCGCGAGCTGCACGACGTGCTGGCGCACTCGCTCTCGTCGATCTCCGTCCAGGCGAACGTCGCGCTGCACCTCGCCGACCGCGAGCCCGCCCGCGCGACCGAGGCGCTCGCGACCATCCGCGACACGAGCAGGCAGGCGCTCGACGACGTGCGCCACATGCTCGGCGTGCTGCGCGGCGAGGCCACGGGGCCGCTCGTGCCCGAGGCGAGCCTCGACGCGCTCGACGCGATCGTGGCGAGCGCGACGGCGATGGGCGTCCGCGTCGAGATCGCCGACGCGCTCCAGCCGAGGCCGGCGACGGCGATCCAGTCGGCGATCGTGCGCATCGTGCGCGAGGCGCTCACGAACGCCGCGCGCCACGCGCCCGGCGCGACGGTGCGCATCGCGCTGTCGCGCGCGGACGGGGCCGCCCGCGCCGCCATCGTCGACGACGGTCCAGCGGGTCCCGCGCCCGCGACGCCCGGCGCCGGCACCGGCATCCTCGGCATGCGCGAGCGGGCGGCGCTGCTGGGCGGCACGCTCGAGGCGGGCCCGTCCGGCCGCGGCTTCGCCGTCGTCGCGACCTTCCCGGAGGCACCGTGA
- a CDS encoding DUF1653 domain-containing protein, with protein MSEEPTPGVYEHWKGARYEVLGVASHSETEERLVVYRASYGERGLWVRPVAMFVERVQQDGYVGPRFRRVADA; from the coding sequence ATGAGCGAGGAGCCGACGCCGGGCGTCTACGAGCACTGGAAGGGCGCGCGGTACGAGGTGCTGGGCGTCGCGTCGCACTCGGAGACGGAGGAGCGCCTCGTCGTCTACCGGGCCTCGTACGGCGAGCGCGGTCTGTGGGTCCGGCCGGTCGCGATGTTCGTCGAGCGCGTGCAGCAGGACGGCTACGTCGGCCCGCGCTTCCGGCGCGTCGCCGACGCCTAG
- a CDS encoding inorganic diphosphatase, with amino-acid sequence MAAYDVVIEIPKGSRNKYEVDHETGRVYLDRVLFTTFVYPTDYGFFDQTLGLDGDPVDALVLLEYPVPPGVFVKVRPVGQLNMEDDGGIDTKVICVLEKDPRWSHIQDIDDVPKQTRDEIEHFFLHYKDLEPGKWAKVGGWEGAEAAEATVRAGFAAFEASGHDDDAPVEAPAPGRD; translated from the coding sequence GTGGCCGCCTACGACGTCGTCATCGAGATCCCCAAGGGGAGCCGCAACAAGTACGAGGTCGACCACGAGACCGGTCGCGTCTACCTCGACCGCGTCCTCTTCACGACCTTCGTCTACCCGACCGACTACGGCTTCTTCGACCAGACCCTCGGCCTCGACGGCGACCCCGTCGACGCGCTCGTGCTGCTCGAGTACCCCGTGCCGCCGGGGGTGTTCGTGAAGGTGCGCCCCGTCGGGCAGCTGAACATGGAGGACGACGGCGGCATCGACACCAAGGTCATCTGCGTGCTCGAGAAGGACCCGCGCTGGTCGCACATCCAGGACATCGACGACGTGCCGAAGCAGACGCGCGACGAGATCGAGCACTTCTTCCTGCACTACAAGGACCTCGAGCCCGGCAAGTGGGCGAAGGTCGGCGGCTGGGAGGGCGCGGAGGCCGCCGAGGCCACCGTGCGGGCCGGATTCGCCGCGTTCGAGGCGTCGGGCCACGACGACGACGCGCCCGTGGAGGCACCGGCGCCCGGTCGCGACTGA
- a CDS encoding bifunctional methylenetetrahydrofolate dehydrogenase/methenyltetrahydrofolate cyclohydrolase encodes MTATIVDPSEVARAYRDEVSSAVAALVERGRSLRVVGILSQDDGPAATYARYARKGCEAVGIAMEVRHVGADEVEAAIAAANADRDVDGIFLYYPLMDAAADRWLRELVDPRKDIEGMHSFWSRLLYENRRFVDDDGAKRAILPCTPLAILKLLQHAGMRGEGSEAPLEGLTACVVNRSDIVGRPLAAMLANDGARVHSLDVHGSLLLEPAIGRHTHDVRDSTASRAEALAEADVVVSAVPAPAFEPITGAELKPGALLVNVAERRNFDDSALEVASAFVPRVGPLTVTMATRNLVRLVETLGR; translated from the coding sequence ATGACCGCCACCATCGTCGACCCGTCCGAGGTCGCCCGCGCGTACCGCGACGAGGTGAGCTCCGCCGTCGCGGCGCTGGTCGAGCGCGGTCGGAGCCTCCGCGTCGTCGGCATCCTCAGCCAGGACGACGGCCCCGCGGCGACGTACGCGCGCTACGCGCGGAAGGGCTGCGAGGCCGTGGGCATCGCCATGGAGGTGCGGCACGTCGGCGCCGACGAGGTCGAGGCCGCGATCGCCGCGGCGAACGCCGACCGCGACGTCGACGGCATCTTCCTCTACTACCCGCTCATGGATGCCGCCGCCGACCGCTGGCTGCGCGAGCTCGTCGACCCGCGCAAGGACATCGAGGGCATGCACTCCTTCTGGAGCCGCCTGCTCTACGAGAACCGCCGGTTCGTCGACGACGACGGCGCGAAGCGCGCGATCCTGCCCTGCACGCCGCTCGCGATCCTCAAGCTGCTGCAGCACGCGGGGATGCGCGGCGAGGGCTCGGAGGCGCCGCTCGAGGGCCTCACGGCGTGCGTCGTGAACCGGTCCGACATCGTCGGCCGCCCGCTCGCGGCGATGCTCGCGAACGACGGCGCGCGCGTGCACTCCCTCGACGTGCACGGCTCGCTGCTGCTCGAGCCGGCGATCGGCAGGCACACGCACGACGTGCGCGACTCGACGGCGTCGCGCGCCGAGGCGCTCGCGGAGGCCGACGTCGTGGTGTCGGCGGTGCCGGCGCCCGCGTTCGAGCCCATCACGGGCGCCGAGCTGAAGCCCGGGGCGCTGCTCGTGAACGTCGCGGAGCGCCGGAACTTCGACGACTCGGCGCTGGAGGTCGCGTCGGCGTTCGTGCCTCGCGTCGGCCCCCTCACCGTGACGATGGCGACGCGCAACCTCGTGCGCCTCGTCGAGACGCTGGGGCGCTGA